One region of Mangifera indica cultivar Alphonso chromosome 3, CATAS_Mindica_2.1, whole genome shotgun sequence genomic DNA includes:
- the LOC123211210 gene encoding leucine-rich repeat and coiled-coil domain-containing protein 1-like — protein sequence MGSFPSKKRSQYLGGKDRHVGSLTEKIRLLKEEIKEMMNEREKESRAYEREVMMFALKEGEWKKERKRLREEVKSLKKNLEEKEEKIRLMEENGVVVVVEEKENTSIEKQWEFLGTSFLLEQMREERARRDEAVEKWKQLYLTIKAELDDLIQRTHNGDGLYWRAEEEDMIKELRMELKEKQENMEALKAQLVSAKREVHKREREIDILRQSFRIMSCNKKAAAASRSVSTNVCTSFALVKQTDGKSK from the exons ATGGGTAGTTTTCCCAGTAAGAAAAGGAGCCAGTACTTAGGGGGAAAAGATCGCCATGTCGGGAGTTTAACTGAGAAGATAAGGCTTTTGAAGGAGGAAATCAAAGAGATGATGAATGAAAGGGAGAAAGAGAGTAGAGCTTATGAGAGAGAGGTGATGATGTTTGCATTGAAGGAAGGTGAGTGGaagaaagagaggaagagactGAGAGAGGAGGTGAAGAGCTTGAAGAAGaatttggaagaaaaagaagaaaaaatcagattaatggaagaaaatggagtggtggtggtggtggaggagaaAGAGAATACTAGCATTGAAAAACAATGGGAATTTTTGGGGACAAGCTTCTTGCTTGAACAAATGCGAGAGGAAAGAGCTAGAAGAGATGAAGCTGTGGAGAAATGGAAACAGCTCTATCTCACTATCAAAGCCGAGCTTGATGATCTCATTCAGCGAACACATAATG GAGATGGGCTATATTGGAGAGCAGAGGAAGAAGACATGATCAAAGAGCTAAGGATGGAGCTGAAAGAGAAGCAAGAGAACATGGAAGCTCTAAAAGCTCAGTTAGTTTCAGCTAAACGTGAAGTACACAAAAGGGAACGGGAAATTGACATTCTGAGGCAGAGTTTCAGAATTATGAGCTGCAACAAAAAGGCGGCAGCCGCATCGCGTAGTGTCAGCACAAATGTCTGCACCAGTTTTGCACTTGTGAAACAGACCGATGGGAAAAGCAAATGA